Proteins from a genomic interval of Xiphophorus maculatus strain JP 163 A chromosome 7, X_maculatus-5.0-male, whole genome shotgun sequence:
- the LOC102219839 gene encoding alsin-like isoform X1: MMEKPEESPADERGLQPPDRGLLHVWPSGGGTQQLCPETVLLSRPVMHVSLGENHGILLAQGGLVFSFGELFWRGISVPVSAPVLEASLLGRMVVHVAAGGFHCGAISEQGGVYMWGENTAGQCGQTDRASVINTTVPEPCPVTVVDSEVVPPAVVRVVSLACGREHSLALSAQNELWAWGSGCQLGLVTNTFPVWKPQKVEHLAGRHVIQVACGAYHSLALVRSLPAQDFIAQSTPKIRERGRSPQCPLADREELVTTDDAVYCPLGVELSEVTRSETSSRRRVPRPRLHPAGKSSGSSRGSSASLSSFSDDSRSNPKQKNFPACSRLEAEENRTECMLQADGSPKANPASDWAANKDSAFSDDLELLNLLDKLSVQSESQNATATGDTDSVSSQTGSEDSCISSTPSSDLLTSSYKDDSIFKMQTNNGVASAPLSSSPVCLEEVRLCVERERQAPLSCSLTNAHQKGNAAAAAAAAASGRRSLPGTPTHGSPRRRHQGASGSLCAGAGSDDSGDGLPSLETEVWSWGRGSEGQLGHGDQLARLQPLCIKSLTGQEVIKVAAGSHHSLALTAQCQVYSWGSNLCGQLGRVDGPATVPQLTKLSDGLRVWDLSAGQSHSLLLADGDCVQPVLLYCGQQSESPSAQSEKLQSRSSCQSSPLKAKSCTARPTLLPFCIEMSYISSVSGGGRLCAALMDHNVMGFIAAIHDLASRERRFSCWMNDVRRVIIAPLRKKETACQTLGDPCTHLFFALCDSFIQLSKLIGRHATALSYFLQNAQSRDVTSFALLKHSEHFLETYKKYCSAVGDFQVMGGFQSLHKLSLDWLCGQQAVLSQLCGSDQSVSKEVDLVSMFYQPLQQLHHYSRVLLKMATCYDVLTEEYQSLHQGCSHYEVLSLSLLRKKKEAETTQLFWKTHSGKTTESLRLPQRRVVCESSNRSLTPQYAGRFSNHWFILFNDILVHTQGSLPPQSFFSSFRIYPLTCLWVKTITEDGSGLYTIKIICPEESLVLVASTPQEKNKWLRSLNQAVDLVLGGAAQGSSPGVTAAVCRTASYKFVSDERFKDAQYSGGWMAGRVHGRGTMKWPDGRVYKGNFKGGLEDGYGECVMPNKVQDKPDVYQGQWKEGKIHGFGKYKYGSGEVYDGCFCDGRRHGYGMLSSGKLAGASSGLFIGQWVQDKKTGYGVHDDITRGEKFMGFWLDDQRHGSAVVLTQYGVYFEGSFKENKMSGSGLLVSDDDTVFHGEFSDDWTINGKGVLTLANGDRLDGLFSGEWSAGLKVVGTYVKPAMDDNKEKDEPPLGQYAVPAAQRWICVFDECWSRLGCDAAGRGERTAAWENIAVTIATARRQSPDLSKSHTKVLESLEFIPQYGEAVTTANYDNIRRYLTKACETPHHPLGWLVETLVTAYRMTYVGVGSNRRLLRQAVLELQAYLTHFYSIVRFLFPGLPDDGGVIPDAPDISPYKTRRNSNKMDQGVLVVSCSSLLLPLLLPRLYPPLFTLYCLQQEPEEAQYWERILRLNKQPDQALLGFLGVQEKFWPHWMSILGEKKQIVSSSKDACFISAVETLQQISTTFTPSDKLLVIQKTFEELTLEVKPFLAGDFLWCMDDLFPLFLYVVLRARVRNLGAEVSLIEDLMDPNLQHGEMGLMFTTLKACFIQIQQESTT; the protein is encoded by the exons GGGGTCTGGTGTTCTCGTTCGGGGAGCTTTTCTGGAGGGGGATAAGCGTCCCGGTGTCGGCTCCGGTGCTGGAGGCCTCGCTGCTTGGGAGGATGGTGGTCCATGTGGCCGCTGGGGGCTTCCACTGCGGCGCGATAAGCGAGCAGGGCGGCGTTTACATGTGGGGGGAGAACACTGCAGGACAGTGTGGGCAGACGGACAGAGCCTCTGTCATAAATACTacag TTCCTGAGCCGTGTCCTGTCACCGTGGTGGACAGTGAGGTCGTTCCTCCCGCGGTTGTTCGGGTCGTGAGCCTCGCCTGTGGACGGGAGCACAGCCTGGCTCTGTCGGCCCAAAACGAGCTGTGGGCCTGGGGGAGCGGCTGCCAGCTCGGCCTGGTCACCAACACCTTCCCTGTGTGGAAACCTCAGAAG GTTGAACATCTGGCAGGCAGACATGTGATTCAG GTGGCATGTGGTGCCTACCACAGCCTGGCACTTGTCCGCAGTTTACCTGCTCAGGACTTTATCGCTCAGAGTACCCCGAAAATCAGGGAGCGGGGTCGATCACCTCAGTGCCCGTTGGCAGACAGGGAGGAACTGGTTACAACCGACGATGCGGTCTACTGCCCGCTCGGGGTGGAGCTCTCTGAAGTCACAAGAAGTGAG ACTTCTTCCCGGAGACGGGTTCCCAGGCCGCGGCTCCATCCGGCTGGAAAGTCATCTGGCAGCAGCCGCGGCTCCTCAGCCAGTTTATCTTCATTCTCTGATGACAGCAGATCTAATCCTAAACA GAAGAATTTCCCAGCATGCAGCAGGCTGGAGGCTGAGGAAAACAGAACGGAGTGCATGTTGCAGGCTGACGGCAGCCCTAAAGCTAATCCGGCGTCGGACTGGGCCGCCAACAAGGACTCCGCGTTTTCTGACGACCTGGAGCTCCTAAATTTACTTGATAAACTTTCTGTTCAGTCGGAGTCACAAAACGCCACGGCGACGGGCGACACTGACTCAGTGAGCAGCCAGACCGGATCAG AGGACAGCTGCATTTCTTCAACTCCATCTTCAGATTTATTGACTTCAAGTTACAAAGACGATTCGATTTTCAAGATGCAGACAAACAA CGGCGTGGCGTCTGCACCGCTCTCGTCTTCGCCGGTGTGTCTGGAAGAAGTTCGTCTTTGTGTGGAGAGGGAGAGGCAGGCGCCGCTCAGCTGCAGCCTCACAAATGCACACCAGAAGGGGAacgcggcggcggcggcggcggcggcggcgagCGGCAGACGCTCACTTCCTGGAACCCCCACCCACG gGTCGCCACGGAGACGCCACCAGGGTGCCTCTGGGTCGCTGTGTGCTGGTGCAGGATCAGACGATTCGGGAGACGGGCTGCCGTCCCTGGAGACAGAAGTCTGGAGTTGGGGACGCGGGTCTGAAGGACAACTGGGACACGGAGACCAGCTGGCCAG GCTGCAGCCTTTGTGCATCAAGTCTCTCACAGGGCAGGAAGTGATCAAAGTTGCTGCGGGGTCCCACCATTCGCTGGCGCTCACTGCACAGTGTCAG GTCTATTCATGGGGAAGCAACCTGTGTGGACAGCTCGGTCGTGTCGACGGCCCCGCCACTGTACCTCAGTTAACAAAG CTGTCAGACGGCCTCCGTGTTTGGGATCTGTCGGCCGGTCAGAGCCACTCCCTCCTCCTGGCGGACGGCGACTGCGTCCAGCCGGTCCTGTTGTACTGCGGCCAGCAGAGCGAGTCGCCGTCGGCGCAGAGCGAGAAGCTGCAGAGCCGAAGCTCTTGTCAGAGCTCTCCCCTCAAAGCGAAGAGTTGCACGGCCAGACCTACGCTGCTGCCTTTCTGCATCGAG ATGAGTTACATCAGCAGCGTGAGCGGCGGCGGCCGGCTGTGCGCGGCGTTGATGGATCACAACGTGATGGGTTTCATCGCGGCCATCCACGATCTGGCCTCCAGAGAGAGGCGGTTCTCCTGCTGGATGAACGACGTCCGCAGGGTCATCATCGCTCCGCTGCGTAAAAAGG AGACGGCGTGTCAGACTTTAGGGGATCCATGCACGCACCTCTTCTTTGCACTTTGTGATAGTTTTATTCAGCTGAGCAAGCTGATTGGCCGGCACGCCACGGCGCTTAGCTACTTCCTGCAAAACGCCCAGAGCCGTGATGTAACTTCCTTTGCCCTTCTGAAACACTCTGAACATTTCCTGGAGACGTATAAAAA GTATTGTTCTGCAGTCGGCGACTTTCAAGTAATGGGTGGATTCCAGTCACTTCATAAACTCTCACt GGACTGGTTGTGCGGCCAGCAGGCTGTTCTCTCCCAGCTGTGTGGATCAGACCAGTCTGTCAGCAAGGAGGTTGATCTGGTTTCAATGTTCTACCagcctctgcagcagctccaccatTACAGCAGAGTCCTGCTCAAAATGGCTACATGCTATGACGTG CTCACTGAGGAGTATCAGTCCCTGCATCAGGGCTGCAGTCACTACGAAGttctctctttgtctctcctgaggaagaagaaggaggcTGAAACCACACAGCTGTTCTGGAAAACTCATTCTGGCAAAACTACT gagaGTCTGCGTCTGCCACAGCGCCGTGTCGTTTGTGAGAGCAGCAACAGATCTCTGACTCCTCAATACGCCGGCCGCTTCTCCAATCACTGGTTTATCCTGTTCAACGACATCCTGGTGCACACACAG GGATCTCTTCCCCCTCAGAGCTTT TTCTCCTCATTTCGAATCTATCCTCTGACCTGCTTGTGGGTGAAAACGATTACCGAAGACGGCAGCGGACT TTATACGATCAAAATAATATGTCCAGAGGAGAGTCTCGTCCTGGTGGCCTCAACGCCACAAGAAAAG AACAAGTGGCTGCGGTCCCTGAACCAGGCGGTGGATCTGGTGCTGGGAGGTGCAGCTCAGGGGTCATCGCCAGGGGTCACGGCTGCAGTGTGCCGTACGGCGTCGTACAAGTTCGTCTCAGATGAGCGATTCAAAGACGCTCAGTACAGCGGCGGCTGGATGGCAGGACGAGTCCACGGCAG aggaACCATGAAGTGGCCGGACGGCCGAGTGTACAAGGGAAACTTCAAGGGTGGACTGGAGGATGG ttATGGAGAGTGTGTAATGCCAAACAAAGTGCAGGACAAACCCGACGTGTACCAAGGACAGTGGAAAGAGGGGAAGATCCATGGCTTTGGCAAGTACAA GTACGGCAGCGGAGAGGTGTACGACGGCTGTTTCTGTGACGGCCGTCGCCATGGTTACGGCATGCTGAGCTCCGGCAAACTGGCCGGCGCGTCTTCAGGCCTTTTCATCGGCCAATGGGTTCAGGACAAGAAGACGGGCTACGGAGTCCACGACGACATCAcgag aGGAGAGAAGTTCATGGGCTTCTGGCTGGATGACCAGCGGCACGGCAGCGCTGTGGTCCTCACCCAGTATGGAGTTTATTTTGAAGGGTCattcaaagaaaacaagatgagT GGTTCTGGCCTGTTGGTGTCAGATGATGACACGGTTTTTCATGGGGAGTTCAGTGACGACTGGACCATCAATGGGAAG GGAGTTTTGACGCTTGCAAATGGCGACCGTCTGGACGGCCTGTTCAGTGGCGAGTGGAGCGCCGGTCTGAAGGTCGTAGGAACATACGTCAAACCAGCGATGGATGACAACAAAGAGAAAGATGAGCCACC CCTGGGTCAGTACGCGGTGCCCGCAGCTCAGAGGTGGATCTGTGTGTTTGACGAATGTTGGAGTCGACTCGGCTGTGACGCCGCCGGCAGAGGAGAACGGACCGCAGCCTGGGAGAACATCGccgttaccatagcaacggctCGACGGCAGAG cccAGACCTCAGTAAATCTCACACCAAAGTTCTGGAGAGTTTGGAGTTCATCCCTCAGTATGGAGAGGCGGTCACCACTGCGAACTACGACAACATCAGACGATACCTCACTAAG GCCTGCGAGACGCCCCACCACCCTCTGGGCTGGCTGGTGGAGACGCTGGTGACGGCGTACAGGATGACGTACGTTGGCGTGGGATCGAACCGCCGGCTGCTCCGGCAGGCGGTGCTGGAGCTGCAGGCCTACCTCACTCACTTCTACAGCATCGTCAG GTTTCTGTTTCCAGGGTTACCAGATGATGGCGGCGTCATCCCAGACGCTCCTGACATCAGTCCGTATAAAACACGACGAAACTCAAACAAAATGGATCAGGG TGTGTTGGTGGTGAGCTGCTCCTCGCTgctcctccctctgctgctgcctcGACTCTACCCGCCTCTCTTCACCCTCTACTGCCTGCAGCAGGAGCCGGAGGAGGCCCAGTACTGGGAGCGCATCCTGCGGCTCAACAAGCAGCCAGACCAGGCGCTCCTCGGCTTCCTGGGAGTTCAGGA GAAGTTTTGGCCTCACTGGATGTCGATTCTGGGGGAGAAAAAGCAG ATCGTTTCCAGCAGTAAAGATGCCTGTTTCATTTCTGCTGTTGAGACTCTCCAACAAATCAG CACCACGTTTACGCCATCGGATAAACTGTTGGTGATTCAGAAAACGTTTGAGGAGCTGACGCTGGAGGTGAAACCCTTCCTGGCCGGGGACTTCCTGTGGTGCATGGACGACCTGTTCCCCCTCTTCCTCTACGTGGTGCTGAGAGCCAG GGTCAGGAACCTGGGAGCTGAAGTCAGCCTGATTGAAGACCTGATGGATCCCAACCTCCAGCATGGAGAGATGGGCCTCATGTTCACGACCCTAAAG GCTTGCTTCATCCAGATCCAACAGGAATCCACAACATAA
- the LOC102219839 gene encoding alsin-like isoform X2, producing the protein MMEKPEESPADERGLQPPDRGLLHVWPSGGGTQQLCPETVLLSRPVMHVSLGENHGILLAQGGLVFSFGELFWRGISVPVSAPVLEASLLGRMVVHVAAGGFHCGAISEQGGVYMWGENTAGQCGQTDRASVINTTVPEPCPVTVVDSEVVPPAVVRVVSLACGREHSLALSAQNELWAWGSGCQLGLVTNTFPVWKPQKVEHLAGRHVIQVACGAYHSLALVRSLPAQDFIAQSTPKIRERGRSPQCPLADREELVTTDDAVYCPLGVELSEVTRSETSSRRRVPRPRLHPAGKSSGSSRGSSASLSSFSDDSRSNPKQKNFPACSRLEAEENRTECMLQADGSPKANPASDWAANKDSAFSDDLELLNLLDKLSVQSESQNATATGDTDSVSSQTGSEDSCISSTPSSDLLTSSYKDDSIFKMQTNNGVASAPLSSSPVCLEEVRLCVERERQAPLSCSLTNAHQKGNAAAAAAAAASGRRSLPGTPTHGSPRRRHQGASGSLCAGAGSDDSGDGLPSLETEVWSWGRGSEGQLGHGDQLARLQPLCIKSLTGQEVIKVAAGSHHSLALTAQCQVYSWGSNLCGQLGRVDGPATVPQLTKLSDGLRVWDLSAGQSHSLLLADGDCVQPVLLYCGQQSESPSAQSEKLQSRSSCQSSPLKAKSCTARPTLLPFCIEMSYISSVSGGGRLCAALMDHNVMGFIAAIHDLASRERRFSCWMNDVRRVIIAPLRKKETACQTLGDPCTHLFFALCDSFIQLSKLIGRHATALSYFLQNAQSRDVTSFALLKHSEHFLETYKKYCSAVGDFQVMGGFQSLHKLSLDWLCGQQAVLSQLCGSDQSVSKEVDLVSMFYQPLQQLHHYSRVLLKMATCYDVLTEEYQSLHQGCSHYEVLSLSLLRKKKEAETTQLFWKTHSGKTTESLRLPQRRVVCESSNRSLTPQYAGRFSNHWFILFNDILVHTQFSSFRIYPLTCLWVKTITEDGSGLYTIKIICPEESLVLVASTPQEKNKWLRSLNQAVDLVLGGAAQGSSPGVTAAVCRTASYKFVSDERFKDAQYSGGWMAGRVHGRGTMKWPDGRVYKGNFKGGLEDGYGECVMPNKVQDKPDVYQGQWKEGKIHGFGKYKYGSGEVYDGCFCDGRRHGYGMLSSGKLAGASSGLFIGQWVQDKKTGYGVHDDITRGEKFMGFWLDDQRHGSAVVLTQYGVYFEGSFKENKMSGSGLLVSDDDTVFHGEFSDDWTINGKGVLTLANGDRLDGLFSGEWSAGLKVVGTYVKPAMDDNKEKDEPPLGQYAVPAAQRWICVFDECWSRLGCDAAGRGERTAAWENIAVTIATARRQSPDLSKSHTKVLESLEFIPQYGEAVTTANYDNIRRYLTKACETPHHPLGWLVETLVTAYRMTYVGVGSNRRLLRQAVLELQAYLTHFYSIVRFLFPGLPDDGGVIPDAPDISPYKTRRNSNKMDQGVLVVSCSSLLLPLLLPRLYPPLFTLYCLQQEPEEAQYWERILRLNKQPDQALLGFLGVQEKFWPHWMSILGEKKQIVSSSKDACFISAVETLQQISTTFTPSDKLLVIQKTFEELTLEVKPFLAGDFLWCMDDLFPLFLYVVLRARVRNLGAEVSLIEDLMDPNLQHGEMGLMFTTLKACFIQIQQESTT; encoded by the exons GGGGTCTGGTGTTCTCGTTCGGGGAGCTTTTCTGGAGGGGGATAAGCGTCCCGGTGTCGGCTCCGGTGCTGGAGGCCTCGCTGCTTGGGAGGATGGTGGTCCATGTGGCCGCTGGGGGCTTCCACTGCGGCGCGATAAGCGAGCAGGGCGGCGTTTACATGTGGGGGGAGAACACTGCAGGACAGTGTGGGCAGACGGACAGAGCCTCTGTCATAAATACTacag TTCCTGAGCCGTGTCCTGTCACCGTGGTGGACAGTGAGGTCGTTCCTCCCGCGGTTGTTCGGGTCGTGAGCCTCGCCTGTGGACGGGAGCACAGCCTGGCTCTGTCGGCCCAAAACGAGCTGTGGGCCTGGGGGAGCGGCTGCCAGCTCGGCCTGGTCACCAACACCTTCCCTGTGTGGAAACCTCAGAAG GTTGAACATCTGGCAGGCAGACATGTGATTCAG GTGGCATGTGGTGCCTACCACAGCCTGGCACTTGTCCGCAGTTTACCTGCTCAGGACTTTATCGCTCAGAGTACCCCGAAAATCAGGGAGCGGGGTCGATCACCTCAGTGCCCGTTGGCAGACAGGGAGGAACTGGTTACAACCGACGATGCGGTCTACTGCCCGCTCGGGGTGGAGCTCTCTGAAGTCACAAGAAGTGAG ACTTCTTCCCGGAGACGGGTTCCCAGGCCGCGGCTCCATCCGGCTGGAAAGTCATCTGGCAGCAGCCGCGGCTCCTCAGCCAGTTTATCTTCATTCTCTGATGACAGCAGATCTAATCCTAAACA GAAGAATTTCCCAGCATGCAGCAGGCTGGAGGCTGAGGAAAACAGAACGGAGTGCATGTTGCAGGCTGACGGCAGCCCTAAAGCTAATCCGGCGTCGGACTGGGCCGCCAACAAGGACTCCGCGTTTTCTGACGACCTGGAGCTCCTAAATTTACTTGATAAACTTTCTGTTCAGTCGGAGTCACAAAACGCCACGGCGACGGGCGACACTGACTCAGTGAGCAGCCAGACCGGATCAG AGGACAGCTGCATTTCTTCAACTCCATCTTCAGATTTATTGACTTCAAGTTACAAAGACGATTCGATTTTCAAGATGCAGACAAACAA CGGCGTGGCGTCTGCACCGCTCTCGTCTTCGCCGGTGTGTCTGGAAGAAGTTCGTCTTTGTGTGGAGAGGGAGAGGCAGGCGCCGCTCAGCTGCAGCCTCACAAATGCACACCAGAAGGGGAacgcggcggcggcggcggcggcggcggcgagCGGCAGACGCTCACTTCCTGGAACCCCCACCCACG gGTCGCCACGGAGACGCCACCAGGGTGCCTCTGGGTCGCTGTGTGCTGGTGCAGGATCAGACGATTCGGGAGACGGGCTGCCGTCCCTGGAGACAGAAGTCTGGAGTTGGGGACGCGGGTCTGAAGGACAACTGGGACACGGAGACCAGCTGGCCAG GCTGCAGCCTTTGTGCATCAAGTCTCTCACAGGGCAGGAAGTGATCAAAGTTGCTGCGGGGTCCCACCATTCGCTGGCGCTCACTGCACAGTGTCAG GTCTATTCATGGGGAAGCAACCTGTGTGGACAGCTCGGTCGTGTCGACGGCCCCGCCACTGTACCTCAGTTAACAAAG CTGTCAGACGGCCTCCGTGTTTGGGATCTGTCGGCCGGTCAGAGCCACTCCCTCCTCCTGGCGGACGGCGACTGCGTCCAGCCGGTCCTGTTGTACTGCGGCCAGCAGAGCGAGTCGCCGTCGGCGCAGAGCGAGAAGCTGCAGAGCCGAAGCTCTTGTCAGAGCTCTCCCCTCAAAGCGAAGAGTTGCACGGCCAGACCTACGCTGCTGCCTTTCTGCATCGAG ATGAGTTACATCAGCAGCGTGAGCGGCGGCGGCCGGCTGTGCGCGGCGTTGATGGATCACAACGTGATGGGTTTCATCGCGGCCATCCACGATCTGGCCTCCAGAGAGAGGCGGTTCTCCTGCTGGATGAACGACGTCCGCAGGGTCATCATCGCTCCGCTGCGTAAAAAGG AGACGGCGTGTCAGACTTTAGGGGATCCATGCACGCACCTCTTCTTTGCACTTTGTGATAGTTTTATTCAGCTGAGCAAGCTGATTGGCCGGCACGCCACGGCGCTTAGCTACTTCCTGCAAAACGCCCAGAGCCGTGATGTAACTTCCTTTGCCCTTCTGAAACACTCTGAACATTTCCTGGAGACGTATAAAAA GTATTGTTCTGCAGTCGGCGACTTTCAAGTAATGGGTGGATTCCAGTCACTTCATAAACTCTCACt GGACTGGTTGTGCGGCCAGCAGGCTGTTCTCTCCCAGCTGTGTGGATCAGACCAGTCTGTCAGCAAGGAGGTTGATCTGGTTTCAATGTTCTACCagcctctgcagcagctccaccatTACAGCAGAGTCCTGCTCAAAATGGCTACATGCTATGACGTG CTCACTGAGGAGTATCAGTCCCTGCATCAGGGCTGCAGTCACTACGAAGttctctctttgtctctcctgaggaagaagaaggaggcTGAAACCACACAGCTGTTCTGGAAAACTCATTCTGGCAAAACTACT gagaGTCTGCGTCTGCCACAGCGCCGTGTCGTTTGTGAGAGCAGCAACAGATCTCTGACTCCTCAATACGCCGGCCGCTTCTCCAATCACTGGTTTATCCTGTTCAACGACATCCTGGTGCACACACAG TTCTCCTCATTTCGAATCTATCCTCTGACCTGCTTGTGGGTGAAAACGATTACCGAAGACGGCAGCGGACT TTATACGATCAAAATAATATGTCCAGAGGAGAGTCTCGTCCTGGTGGCCTCAACGCCACAAGAAAAG AACAAGTGGCTGCGGTCCCTGAACCAGGCGGTGGATCTGGTGCTGGGAGGTGCAGCTCAGGGGTCATCGCCAGGGGTCACGGCTGCAGTGTGCCGTACGGCGTCGTACAAGTTCGTCTCAGATGAGCGATTCAAAGACGCTCAGTACAGCGGCGGCTGGATGGCAGGACGAGTCCACGGCAG aggaACCATGAAGTGGCCGGACGGCCGAGTGTACAAGGGAAACTTCAAGGGTGGACTGGAGGATGG ttATGGAGAGTGTGTAATGCCAAACAAAGTGCAGGACAAACCCGACGTGTACCAAGGACAGTGGAAAGAGGGGAAGATCCATGGCTTTGGCAAGTACAA GTACGGCAGCGGAGAGGTGTACGACGGCTGTTTCTGTGACGGCCGTCGCCATGGTTACGGCATGCTGAGCTCCGGCAAACTGGCCGGCGCGTCTTCAGGCCTTTTCATCGGCCAATGGGTTCAGGACAAGAAGACGGGCTACGGAGTCCACGACGACATCAcgag aGGAGAGAAGTTCATGGGCTTCTGGCTGGATGACCAGCGGCACGGCAGCGCTGTGGTCCTCACCCAGTATGGAGTTTATTTTGAAGGGTCattcaaagaaaacaagatgagT GGTTCTGGCCTGTTGGTGTCAGATGATGACACGGTTTTTCATGGGGAGTTCAGTGACGACTGGACCATCAATGGGAAG GGAGTTTTGACGCTTGCAAATGGCGACCGTCTGGACGGCCTGTTCAGTGGCGAGTGGAGCGCCGGTCTGAAGGTCGTAGGAACATACGTCAAACCAGCGATGGATGACAACAAAGAGAAAGATGAGCCACC CCTGGGTCAGTACGCGGTGCCCGCAGCTCAGAGGTGGATCTGTGTGTTTGACGAATGTTGGAGTCGACTCGGCTGTGACGCCGCCGGCAGAGGAGAACGGACCGCAGCCTGGGAGAACATCGccgttaccatagcaacggctCGACGGCAGAG cccAGACCTCAGTAAATCTCACACCAAAGTTCTGGAGAGTTTGGAGTTCATCCCTCAGTATGGAGAGGCGGTCACCACTGCGAACTACGACAACATCAGACGATACCTCACTAAG GCCTGCGAGACGCCCCACCACCCTCTGGGCTGGCTGGTGGAGACGCTGGTGACGGCGTACAGGATGACGTACGTTGGCGTGGGATCGAACCGCCGGCTGCTCCGGCAGGCGGTGCTGGAGCTGCAGGCCTACCTCACTCACTTCTACAGCATCGTCAG GTTTCTGTTTCCAGGGTTACCAGATGATGGCGGCGTCATCCCAGACGCTCCTGACATCAGTCCGTATAAAACACGACGAAACTCAAACAAAATGGATCAGGG TGTGTTGGTGGTGAGCTGCTCCTCGCTgctcctccctctgctgctgcctcGACTCTACCCGCCTCTCTTCACCCTCTACTGCCTGCAGCAGGAGCCGGAGGAGGCCCAGTACTGGGAGCGCATCCTGCGGCTCAACAAGCAGCCAGACCAGGCGCTCCTCGGCTTCCTGGGAGTTCAGGA GAAGTTTTGGCCTCACTGGATGTCGATTCTGGGGGAGAAAAAGCAG ATCGTTTCCAGCAGTAAAGATGCCTGTTTCATTTCTGCTGTTGAGACTCTCCAACAAATCAG CACCACGTTTACGCCATCGGATAAACTGTTGGTGATTCAGAAAACGTTTGAGGAGCTGACGCTGGAGGTGAAACCCTTCCTGGCCGGGGACTTCCTGTGGTGCATGGACGACCTGTTCCCCCTCTTCCTCTACGTGGTGCTGAGAGCCAG GGTCAGGAACCTGGGAGCTGAAGTCAGCCTGATTGAAGACCTGATGGATCCCAACCTCCAGCATGGAGAGATGGGCCTCATGTTCACGACCCTAAAG GCTTGCTTCATCCAGATCCAACAGGAATCCACAACATAA